Below is a window of Malus domestica chromosome 13, GDT2T_hap1 DNA.
GAATTGATTGCTGGTAAGAGTTCTTCACAGTACAATGTCGCACTATACAAAACAAAGCTGTAAATTTAGTTGATTCCAGAGTCGATACTACTTACCCTTGATTTGAATAAGCAGGTTATGGGGCCTAGATGTGAAGGCATTCTCTGACATTCAAAATCGCATTCTCATTTCAGAGTCTTAGCTTCCGAAGAACTAGGTACCACGCTGCATTTTTGTCGATTGTAAATTCAAGCTTGCTCGATCCtcatttgttctttgtttttcaGGTACCGCACTGTGAATCCCAAGCAGTGATTGAACCACAAGCAGTGTCTTCGGCTCCAACTGATCGATTGACAGATTCATTAATTTAACCAGTGATATTACTGGAAAGGAAAATATCATCCGATCAACTCAAACAGTGAATGTTTCAAGTGGAAATAAATGGATATTCATTGAACATCAATGGAGCTTACAGAGATCAGGACAACGTTACATTTGCCCTAGCCGAGGTACACTTTTCAGTTGTAAATGCTAAGACAACAATTAAACGATTTCGTTAAGCAAGATACCGATACAATTTTCTGTCCACATTGTCCCGTTCCAAAAATTCCCGCTCGATAAGAGACTCAATCCGCTTCTTAACCTCCGTTGGGTTGGCCAGGAATCGAGATTGCAACTGCTTTGTGACCTCGGATATTACGTTGTTATGATCCAGAGTCCTCCTTGATTTCATGATCCTCACAATCGCAGCTTCGATCTGGGGCTTCCTGTCCTCCTCCACTCTCTGCCGAGTCTCTTGCTTTTCAGGTTCTGATTCCTTCTGTGCAACCACAGTTCCTATCTTCACCTTATGTAACTTACTCGTGAACTTGTCATTAACGAAAAAAGCATCGTCCTCACCAATGTCTTTACTCATAGGCTCTTTCCGAAGAACATTCTTGCCCTTCACACAAGCCATGGATTGCAGACATCTCTTCAAATCTAAAGCAGGAATCTCCGTCGCCTGCTCAATCTCCTTATAGTTCAGCCGATCGGCATTATTGAACAGCATTAGGACACACATTTGGTAAGTGGAGACATTCAACTCATGCCTCTGGCCTTTCCCGAAGGTAGCCTTTATATCCGCCGTGCCCATGTTAGTCTGCCAGGACAATCTCCGACCTGTATGCGTCCCGAGGTAATACGAACGGAACTTCTCACAGAGTTCTGACATCTCTAACGGAAGGTTGCATGTCACACTAGGTTGAGTTGGCCAGGACCCTGTCGTCAGAACCTGGACAGTCAATGTAGGGCCATCCCCTAGCTCGGGATGACTTGCATAAAACCCTTGCATTGTATCCTGGGCAGTTTTCAAGTCTGTAAACATGCCCTCTAATTTTGAAGTAAATTGGTATCCGCATTCGGTCTTGAGCTTAACTATCAAACTTCTCTCTGCCTCGTCGGAGACAGTTTTACCGGACAAAAGCCGCTTTGCCAAATGCTGTTTATAGTACTTCTCGAATACGTCTTTCTCCTGCAGGTAACGGAACAACATCATCACCTTGTCGAGAATAATTTCTACATCCTCCTCGCTGACCCCCTCCAAACCTTTGCGGAGTTTGTCATCAACGAACAGTGAGATGAACTCAGGCGAGCGGTTGTTGAGATTAATGAAGTACTCGAAAGAGGAATTCAAGGCATTTAGGAATGTCTTGTCATTGTTAAAAGACAATCTAATGATGCTATCGTACTTATCCTTCTCATCCAAGAGCCTTTGGACAAATTCCACCGGATCTTTCAACGTTTCCGGATCACTAACCAGCTGTTTACCGGTTTCCCTGATGTGGGAAGTCATCACTTCTCGTATTGTTGAGAGACCGTTGGCAACCCGACGGAACAAGTTGTACATTCTTCCAAGGTCTTCGTACTTGTCATCAAGAAGCATGTTCACCAAACCTGAATTCTCCATGTGGACTAATCTCAGCATGTGGTTTGCAATCATCTCCTTCTCCACCACATTCGTTATCTTGGCTTCACTCTTGGCATCCAAGTAATGTGTCACCCTCTCCAGTTCCTCATTCAGGCGCCTCTCAGCCTGCTGCAGATAATCTCCACAATCGCAGCACTCGATAAAATTTTGAGACTCGCCCTTGTAAAATTCAGCTGAAACCTCAAGAAAATGATTCTCAAAGTCGTCCTGGTAAACTGAAGGACCTAAATCCATAAGCATCTTGATTATATTCCTCATCAAACCGCGGTTGATAACATCACCTGTTCGTTCTCTCAGCACTAGTTCAAGAAGTGTGTTTAGAAGCCTCGTCTGAATCTTGCTAGAGCGGACAATGTTGTCTCTCCAAAGGTTCAGCCCAAGCTCGTGAACTGGGGTTTTCTGGGTGCTCGGAATGTAAGTCCTGTCCATGTACATCAGAATGTCTCGAATCATCTGCAACGCCTTGTTGTGTTCGGTCCATTTCTTATTCATTTCTTCAAGAAACATTCCACCCTGAGCAGATTCAATCGATTTAGATATCTCTTTGAGATGGGAAGTCATGGTTGTAACCAGTCCCGAGTAAAGCTTCTCGCCGAATTTGTGAAGCACCATATTGTAGGCATTTCTACGTCCATAAAACAACCAGAGCATAGTTCAGTAACAATATAATcaattctcattttctaaataaaatgcaaaatcacATAAAATCCTAAAAGCACTTCTTCTCAATTATAGTCACTTTAAATGCATATCAATTCACAATTAGGCATGTTTGGACTGCTTCCGCATGGACCAAAAGCACTTTCTGATGCATTTGGCACGACAAATTAGAAGTGCTTCTGGTTTGTGAATGTGCTTTGAGGAGGAGAGGCAACGAAAAGTCCTCAAAAACtctagttttaataaaaaatgacaaataaatgtgtaagtgaatagtaccaagaaaggtaaaaatatggttttttgttaaaagtaaacagtaccgggagtgtttcattaaaactcGCTTAAAATTTAGGGCAATTAGCTGAAATTATCAGTTTATGACATTTGGTTACAAAAATAATCAGTTTTACATGTCGTCATTATATCATCGTTGTGTGGTCGCTATATCATCATTGTGTTATCGATATATGATTAATATGTCGTCGTTGCTAAAAACTGATAATTTCTGCAATCAAATCTCAAAAACTGATCATTTCTGCAAATAACGTCAAAAACTAATCATTCCAACTAATTGTCGGAAGATTTAATATGTTTTTGACGTTACATATGCAAACAAGTGTTTTCTGCAGCAAGGttgttttcatttcattcaaacATATTTGGCATCAAAACACTCGGAACCTAATTTAGCTCTCCCTTTACAAATAATCAATCCATTCCTGGTTCGAAAGCATCGAAACCAAAACGATGAAAGTgaatttaacaaataataataataataataatcaataAATAAACAGCAATCAACAAAATCTAAAATCTCCAAATAAAAGCAAagcaatttaaaaaacaaatacatGAAATTAAGAGGAGGGTGAGGGAGCGAGCGAACCTGTAAAGCTCTTCGAAGCTGAGGCCACTGGCATTGTGATTGTAAATCTCGCGGATTGCGTGCTCCAGAACATTCCACGTCTTGTCAGCGTATTTCGGATCCACCACCACTCTGTGCTTGAAGGCCTCTATCTGAAAATTCCGCTTCTTCTGGTTACTCATCGGATTCTTCTATTTCCGATTTCGGTATCGCCGCGTGACTGTGTCGTTGAAAATTCCTCTGCTTTTGATTTGACGGAGGCGAgcggagggagggagggaggagaCCGGCGGTGATTGGAgcttttgatttgatttgccGCGTGACAGCGACGTTGAAAATGATTGAAACGAAATTGATTGGATGGTGGAGGGGAGGGGATTTAAAGCTTTGTATTATTAATCATTGAGggattattgattaattaaattaattaataaaaaatataaaaggttGAAGGGTGTGGGAGGAGGAGAAGCAAGGCAGGGGGTGGCTTGGGTTTGCGACGATGCCATTTGATTTCGTTTTTGGTTTTGCTGTTGGAGAAAGATGGAGTTTTGGTATTTTCTCTCGTTTCGTTCACTACTTTTCTCGTTAAGTTACGAAACGTTTCGCCGTTGCGTCCGTTGGTAGGTTTTAACCGCACGTTTCGTTTCGCTTCTGTGAAGGGTGAAAACCAagcctctctctcctctcggGCCTCCTACCTTTGACTTGGGCCTAAGCCAGTGGAAGCCCAATAAGTTAATGAGAAATGGGCTTTTAAGCCAGTTGCGCCTCTCTCCTTCCGGGCGTGGCGTTATATGTAAGCGGTCGTAAATCTCAAGCAACTGCATGCTATAAATATACACAGAAATCTGCAGAAGGCAGAGCCTTCGAACTTTCAGAAGCTTCTACAGAAGAAGAAACCAGAAGCTTCTGCTTCTCAGCGGTACGAGGTTCCACGATTCCTGTGCTCTGACTCTTTAGGAACAAAACGACGCCGCTCGCCTCCACTTCCCATCACCGAACAAAATGTCCCAGGATATCTACTCCGAGCGCCCCTTGTTCGGCGGCGCCATTACTAGCACCTTCCCTCTCAGATTCCAGGTcagtttttgtgtgtgtgtatatatatatatatatatatatatatattgattattttggtctttgttttcGTAATTTTATTCCAAATTCTGcatctttttcttatttttctgtcaaattTGTAGGATGTGAGCAACATTCGGCAAGTTCCCGATCACCAGGTTCGTTAATTTTGTTAACTGGTTTTACTACTTCTTCAAATTTTGCTTCTTTTACTTAATTTCATGTTGTGGATTTTATTTATATGGTGGGTTTTTAAAGGAGGCGTTTGTGGACCCTGCCCGGGACGAAAGCTTGATCTTTGAGCTCTTGGAATTCAAGCATGAAGTCGGCGACAATGGAAGCGCCAACTGGTTTCTTCAGGACCTTGCCACTGAGCAAGATGCTGAGGGAAGCATGGTAAACCCTGAACCCTAAACCTTTGCAGCCTAATGTATCGGTTTTGCAATTGTATTTCAACGTTTTATTTTCGCAATTACTTCGTCAGGTGATCGAGCAGTCTGGCATAATTGAGGCCCCCGGATTGTGTTATAGAGACACGCCTGCTGTTGTTACAACTGCTGTTGGTCAAATGGTATGTGCGGTTTGGCTTTTGATTCATGCCATTCGTTTTAGGGAGCTATATCTGTGTTTTTCATTTTCGAATGTAGGCAATTTCCAAGGGGCGGCAAGGAAGAGATGCACAAAATATTGTGAgggtatgtttgtttgttgtgTTCTCTGGTGTTCTAAATTGTTTCAGAGTGCTACTCCAAGTTCACTTGGGCAAGTATGCTAACCAAGGTTTTATCGTTTGGAGTTGGCCAGGTCTATGTGGCGAATCTGCGCCTTAAGGGAGTTAATACGGATGTGCTGATTACTGCATATGAGCCCGTTCATATAAAGTAAGTTTCCGTACAAATTTGACGTTTGTTCTTGACTGAAACTTATTTTGGCTCTTTCATCTAGATACAACAGAAACTTGTCTCTTGGAAACATGATAATCGTGGATGTCCGTTTATTTTGATTGAGATTTTGACGAGTATGTATGAAAGATGTGATGTGAATTACACCACCTCCTGACTGCACCATACCCTTTAGATGTCGTGTATGCCTTCTTACATGAAGTTTGCAATATACTTTATTCTGCTGCTTATTTCCGTTAAGCAACTAAAAAGGGGAAATTACATCCTACATTGTTAATCCATTGGACGCTTTAAGAAATACAGGTCCCTCCCGATGAGCCTTCCCTGGTTTTCATTTAGTACTGCATATAATCTTCGTGTCATCTCGTCTGTAAGCAGTTTGGTTGAGTCAATCGATTTGAAAATCTGCCAAATGCAAACAATTAGTGCATAGCTTCCTCCTTTTATGTTATCATTATCGTGTATGATGGTAGAAAAGAATACGGTT
It encodes the following:
- the LOC103451827 gene encoding cullin-3A; translation: MSNQKKRNFQIEAFKHRVVVDPKYADKTWNVLEHAIREIYNHNASGLSFEELYRNAYNMVLHKFGEKLYSGLVTTMTSHLKEISKSIESAQGGMFLEEMNKKWTEHNKALQMIRDILMYMDRTYIPSTQKTPVHELGLNLWRDNIVRSSKIQTRLLNTLLELVLRERTGDVINRGLMRNIIKMLMDLGPSVYQDDFENHFLEVSAEFYKGESQNFIECCDCGDYLQQAERRLNEELERVTHYLDAKSEAKITNVVEKEMIANHMLRLVHMENSGLVNMLLDDKYEDLGRMYNLFRRVANGLSTIREVMTSHIRETGKQLVSDPETLKDPVEFVQRLLDEKDKYDSIIRLSFNNDKTFLNALNSSFEYFINLNNRSPEFISLFVDDKLRKGLEGVSEEDVEIILDKVMMLFRYLQEKDVFEKYYKQHLAKRLLSGKTVSDEAERSLIVKLKTECGYQFTSKLEGMFTDLKTAQDTMQGFYASHPELGDGPTLTVQVLTTGSWPTQPSVTCNLPLEMSELCEKFRSYYLGTHTGRRLSWQTNMGTADIKATFGKGQRHELNVSTYQMCVLMLFNNADRLNYKEIEQATEIPALDLKRCLQSMACVKGKNVLRKEPMSKDIGEDDAFFVNDKFTSKLHKVKIGTVVAQKESEPEKQETRQRVEEDRKPQIEAAIVRIMKSRRTLDHNNVISEVTKQLQSRFLANPTEVKKRIESLIEREFLERDNVDRKLYRYLA
- the LOC103451830 gene encoding uncharacterized protein; translation: MSQDIYSERPLFGGAITSTFPLRFQDVSNIRQVPDHQEAFVDPARDESLIFELLEFKHEVGDNGSANWFLQDLATEQDAEGSMVIEQSGIIEAPGLCYRDTPAVVTTAVGQMAISKGRQGRDAQNIVRVYVANLRLKGVNTDVLITAYEPVHINPLSESANTVGAGFAVPAVQSGHMPVAEVFKLAVSSFRVNDWNLFGSVA